TTGAGCCCCGATGAGTCGAGTATTCTTCTCCATGAAATTTACGCAATTCCCAGTCAATCTTTCCTATCCATGAAATATTATCTTTAATTCTAAACGCCATGATCTCCTCCTGGTCAGTCTAAGTATATTTTGCTCAAGATACCCTTATAAACAATGGCCGCTTGCTGGTAGAAAATCATCCAAGGCATAACGACCGCCTCCACGTTTGCGGTAATCAAGTTAAAATAGTCGTGGTTTCTAATCGGGATACTAAAAAGTTGATTTTTTTACAGAAGAGAGAACTGGATGGGCTTTAAAGGTGGCTATTACCAGGGCAATCTTAAAAAGCCCAACAGCGATGCCTATTAACCCAACCCTTCTATAAGTGCCGGTAAAAATAACCCCGTCCTCGGCTGTGGATTTAGGGCAGACGCGCTGGGTCCGTTCAACCCTTAAGTTCAAGGAAATATGGAAATTCTGTTAGGACTACGGGGCCTTCGTCTCCGACCACAACCGTATCTTCCACCCGCACCCCCCAGGGACCGGTATATAACCCACAGTTGCCGACAGCGATGACGACATTGACAGGGAGTGGAGGGGGTTCCTTCTCACCATGGAAAAAGGCATGACCAGGCGGCAAAGGTGATTCCTCAAAATTGATGCCTACCCCATGGATGGGAGGCCCGAAGATATGCGGGCCATGACCGGCATCCTTGAAGATCCCATGCATGGTCTCTTCGAGTTCGACCATGCCTACCCCGGCTTTAATTTTAACGATGGTGGACTGCTGGGCATTAACATAAAGGTCATAGGCGGCATTTTGTTCCGGGGTCGGTTTCCCCACACAAACGGTCCTGCAGATGTCGGAACTGTACCCATTGACGATGGGATGGATATCGATCATAACTAAATCGCCGTTTTCCAGTTTTCGTGAAGTCGGCAATCCGTGGGCAATATTTGTCCGCGGCCCGGAAGAAACATATGTCCTCCAGAATTCCTCTGCCCCGGTCTGGCGCATGACGTACTCGCCTTCTGCGGCAATCTGGCTTTCAGTGAGCCCCGGCTTAACGGCTTCGACAGCAGCCTTAATCCCGATAGATGCCACCCGAGCCGCTTTACGCATGAGTTCGATTTCTCTATCATCCTTGATTAAGCGCAGTTCAGATAGGATGGCAGTGGCATCTTTAACGATGACATCCTTGGGTTTGGCATGGGGATGGGTCAGCATGCTCATCATGGACTGGGTCAAAAAGGTAAATTCCAATCCAACTTGTCCCTGTTCAATCTCAAAATGCTTGAAGTAGTGGGCAATTGAGTGAATCATTCCCACTTCATCTTCAAATCCCACGATATGATCGAAGGAAGCCAGTTTCTTCACATCTTCGATATCGGTTTGAGGAACCCCTAAAGCCACCCTTCCTTCCTGAGTAATCATGGCATAAGCGCAGAGGCGCCCGTCGCCGGTCAGGTAGAACATATTAGAGGGTTTGGTCAGCAGAAGGGCGTCCAGGCCGGCCGCCTCCATCAACAAACTGCACTTTTGAAGACGATGCTTATAAGTCTGGTTCATGGATAGGCCTCCTTAATTCTTCTGTTGCTTTTGTTTAACGGAATTCAAAAAACAGATCCGATCATTTGGAATCAGGGGGACTTTTCCTAATTCTATCATCTTTGCTGTTTATTAAACCCCTTTAATGCTTATGAGGAGAAGGGGGGTTTTCCTGCTTTTTTCCTACATGTTTATGCGCTTTCATTTCTCCGTGATGATGGGCACCCTCTCCTGATGCCTTCTGATAAAGCCCTTCAACATAATGGGTAAACTCCACATAGGCGGCAACGTATTCCCGCCCGGCTTCAACACTCTCATCAACATGTTTTTTCTTCTCGACCACATGGTCAAAGCGTTTGCGAATCCCGGCAGCTACTTCATCAGTTACCTTCTTAAGTAATTCATCTACATTCTCCATCTCTAAAGATTTATCGGCAGCAACAACAATCGGTTCAATGGCTTCACCCGGTTTGAGTCCTGTAAAGGGTGCACCCTCTCCAGCCCGATGAATCCTGACCAGGGTTTCAAAAAAACGCATTTCGGCTTTTTCTTTTACTGCTGGAGCTTTGGTCTTGGCCGCCAGTGCCCTTTTAAAGGCATCTCGAACTCCCTTTTCCTGAGCCTTCTTAACCCATTTAAGCACCGGTGTGATATCGCCTTTTTCCAGAGCCATTTTGGCATCATGAATAACCGGCCCCGCCATCGTGTCACAATGGGCTGAAGCTATCCCAAGAGAAAACCCAAAAACACAAAGGACAAACAAGAAAATAAAAGCCAATCTAAAAAACAGGTTAGTTTTTTTCATGTTAATTAATCCCCCTTTCTCGTAATTAGGATGTCCCCCAATATCCCTTTTTCCCAATTTAACCGTATATTTTGGTAGAAGAACCAAAATTCAGTATTATCAGGCAAAATGGTTGTGGGTTATTTTTTGATAAGAATTCCCTTTTTGGCAAGTCAAGTATAGGATAAAGCTCCTTGTGTGTCAATGGGAAAGGCATATATAGATATGGCAGGTTGGTTATACGAGGATTTGCTTTTCTATTTTCAGATCATTATTAACGGATTTGTAAAGGATCAAAAAATTAGAAATAACTTACCCAAACACGCGTTATAGGCATATTCAGAGGGTCAGTTCTGGATTATCCATTACAATATCCTATACTTGCTGTGGTCCGACCCCGTTACCATCCATGATGTAAGCCAGCCACAACACCATTACTGGGTATCTGCGCTCCGAGCCAACGGAAAGTTCACCGGGAAGCCCGTTTTTTGGCCGATCCAGTGGAACGATTCGTTCGTCCCGTTGATTTCTCTGCCAGACTAATCAGAGACCGCAGAGCTTCATTGACAGCTTCTTCGGTAGAGAATACTTCTGCCACATCAGGACTCAGCAATACAAGATTAGTACCTTTGCAGTATTCTTCATAGTACTTGCCACGGACTCCCACGCCAAGGTCTTCCCGTTTATACTCAGGACGGAGTTCATCGGTTTCCTTAACCTTCCTCATATATCACCCTTTCTTTGCGGTCCATTAGACGCGCGCTTATAATTCTTGTTCTATCTTTACGTTCCGTATGTGAGACAACAATGAGTCGTTTTTCTAATGATAGGCCAAATGTCATTTGTCTTTCTTCATCCACAGAATGATTCGGGTCTTGGAACGTAATGGCCAGAGGATCTCCGAAGACTGTAGCTGCCTCTTGAAACGTAACTCCATGTTTTTTTATGTTTGCCTCAGCCTTCTTTGGGTCCCATTCAAATCTCATAGTGGCCTTCCTGTCAACTACTATACCATAACTGGCTTACTTAATGAGGAATATTTTGGGGCAACGGCCAAAATGAGAGGCGAAGTCCTCCCGATTTTGATGGTTAGGAGATTTTAAAACTTTATGGTTGAAAAGACAATACATAAAATAGGTGACTATAGGTGGCTATATACTTGACACAAGAAACAAGGGTGATAAAATGAAAAAATGTGGACAGATAAAATACACTTTTTTTTCAATAGTCCTATTACTTGGGGTATTATCGCGCTTATTCTTGCTGCTGTTACTTTCAGTGGGAGGCTTAGCGTTAATTTCTCTAATGTTCTTTTAATCTTGGCGTTTTTGCTTGGGTGCTTTGGAATTTCTCGCATAGAACAAGGAATGCACCTTAGTATTATAATGTGTTTGTTTTTAGGAATTATATTAACTTCAATTTCATGGTGGATTAAGCCAAATCTACAGACTAGACAATCTGCAGAAAAAGCCGCAATTCAACAGCAACAACAAGTTTCCGCAGGATTGTTTTCGCAAAACTTCCCAGGAATATCTCTTCAGGCATTAATTAAACTTAACGACGTTTCAGCAAATCGCAGAAAATACATTTTTGATTTTGGCCGAGTTAATGGAAGTCGCTTATCTATCTACATTTCCCCTGATAATATTTTCACATTTTTATTCATAGATGCCAAGGACGAACCATATAACATTAAACTTCCCATTGGAAGTAGCGGTATTCCTTTTGGGAAACCCTATTACTTAATTTGTGAACTTGGCATAGATGGTCAGTCTACGTTATTGCGTATGATCATTGACGGGAAAGAAATTAAATACATGCAACTTCCATTCAAGATTGATTTAGGAGGAATAGATGTTCCTGGTGGAGTTATTGGTGCTGACTTGAACGGCGATAATGGCGCATCGTTTGAAATGGGCACTATGATGATTTTTAGAACAACTATGATGTCTTCACAAATAGATGTCTTAACAAAGATGATCTTGAATTATTATCAATCTTCCAAGCGACATTTCTTGTCATTCAATGGTAATCAGTGGATGCGCGTCAATAAAGTTAACTTCCAGGAACCCATTCAAAAAAATAATAAATTATTTATTCTAAACGACCCAAATATGGCAGTAAAATTCGCTGACGTTGAAAGGCGCCCCCACATTGATAGTAAGGACAGCGTATATGCGCTGTTTCAACCTGAAACCATCGTGCAGATCAATAGAGTTATTGCTAATGGTGGCACTATAGTAGATGAGCAATGGATGGACACGGTTATCCGTACGTTAAAGGCGCAAGGAATTTATTCTATACAATGATGCCGCGAAAGAAGATAAATGATTGGTATCCCTAACGCGAAGGCTCACGCGCCGCTGTAAGCGGTCGCTGTGAAGCCGCTGGTTATGCCTCCCTGTCGAGGAACCTCAGACCATTTCTTACCTGTTACGGTTCCAGTGGCAGTAGTCTAGAACGTCACACATATAGCATTTCGGATCGTTTTCCAAACAAATACCTCCGTTCGTTCCCAAATCTTTCGATTTTCCGATCTGCCCATATTTGACTATGATTATGTCAATAACTCGTAGCGGTTTCCCGACTGCTTGTTGAAAATCACGCCCCACGGCTATCGCTCCGTCCGTATCATCAGGGCTTTTAATGAGATCCAGTCTATAGAAAATACGACAGATAACCCTGTCAGGCTTCAAGACGTTTAACCCAAGTTCAGACAAAAAATGATTGACGTTGACGGGACCTATGCCTACAAAACGTGAGCGTAAGTCTTTTCTAATCGAGTCAAGACTTTTTTCGTCTGGGTTCAAGTTATTGATACCCCACCGCCGGAAATACTGTTGAAATGAACCAAATGAAACAAGCAGAGTGCTAAAAGACTGAGCGTTCAATACACATTGACGAACTTTATTAGGAAAACCGATATGGTCAACAATCTGCTTTTCCTTTACATCAGACGCTTCAGCCAGTAATTTGAAATCATATAGCCATTTCTTCATTTCCGCTTCCCGGCATTCGATGGTTGCGGATCTGACACCCGCATAAAAAACAACTCTTACTAATACCCAAAATATATATTAACGGTATTGAAGGCTTCTGGAGTTTTGCCAAAGAACGACTTATGAAACATCATGGTGTCTCAAAAGAAAAGTTTCCATTATATTTAAAAGAACTCGAATTCCGTTATAATAATAGAAA
This DNA window, taken from Thermodesulfobacteriota bacterium, encodes the following:
- a CDS encoding BrnT family toxin; this encodes MRFEWDPKKAEANIKKHGVTFQEAATVFGDPLAITFQDPNHSVDEERQMTFGLSLEKRLIVVSHTERKDRTRIISARLMDRKERVIYEEG
- a CDS encoding DUF6448 family protein, whose protein sequence is MKKTNLFFRLAFIFLFVLCVFGFSLGIASAHCDTMAGPVIHDAKMALEKGDITPVLKWVKKAQEKGVRDAFKRALAAKTKAPAVKEKAEMRFFETLVRIHRAGEGAPFTGLKPGEAIEPIVVAADKSLEMENVDELLKKVTDEVAAGIRKRFDHVVEKKKHVDESVEAGREYVAAYVEFTHYVEGLYQKASGEGAHHHGEMKAHKHVGKKQENPPSPHKH
- a CDS encoding Xaa-Pro peptidase family protein, with translation MNQTYKHRLQKCSLLMEAAGLDALLLTKPSNMFYLTGDGRLCAYAMITQEGRVALGVPQTDIEDVKKLASFDHIVGFEDEVGMIHSIAHYFKHFEIEQGQVGLEFTFLTQSMMSMLTHPHAKPKDVIVKDATAILSELRLIKDDREIELMRKAARVASIGIKAAVEAVKPGLTESQIAAEGEYVMRQTGAEEFWRTYVSSGPRTNIAHGLPTSRKLENGDLVMIDIHPIVNGYSSDICRTVCVGKPTPEQNAAYDLYVNAQQSTIVKIKAGVGMVELEETMHGIFKDAGHGPHIFGPPIHGVGINFEESPLPPGHAFFHGEKEPPPLPVNVVIAVGNCGLYTGPWGVRVEDTVVVGDEGPVVLTEFPYFLELKG